DNA sequence from the Alosa alosa isolate M-15738 ecotype Scorff River chromosome 2, AALO_Geno_1.1, whole genome shotgun sequence genome:
ttatttttgtggaaaaaatgtgctggactcggcggcggtcatattttgtaccgctctgcggtacatctagtttttagaTGCTTTTGGTTTGCCTCATCCATTATGTCAGCAAAGAACAGGAGTGGGCAGGAAACATGCGCTGTTGAAAACATGGCCAACCAACTGGAGCACCCACACAATGTCAATGTTGCCCAAAATAACTACCAGGGAGGTGTTACCAAGACAGCTGCAAAGTGGCAAGACTGGGCTTTAGTAATATTTTGTCAGACAGTAAAGGATAAATAGTTTTatgattttttcttttcttttgaaatgaCATGCTGTCCATGCATCTCAAAATgaaggatggatggaaagaACTCTTTGATCAACCCCCACAGAGAGCTGAGGTTATCTGTAAGTATATTTGAGTGGACAAACAGAACTTCTCTGACAGATGACATGTTGAAATCTTGCTTTAGACCTCATAATGATCTTATAATATTCTTTTATACCTAAATGCAGTTTGGAGACACCCCCGGCTAGTGCTGCTGAAACTGGTGGAGGCAACAATGAAGCGGCAACAGAAAGAGAAGGCAGGCCGCAAAGGTTGCTGCTATTGAAAAATActttgagagtgagtgtgtgtgcatgtatgtagctGGGTAGGTCATGGTACAAAAATACAGAATTTAAAGCACTAGCACAACACTTAACTCACAACTACTGACAATGGAATTACTCttttagagtgagtgagtgagggagagagatagaatatttctgtaaatgtttaatgttaatttagaataatttatttctttgaatcattatacagttttaaaatgtttaattgtttgtgtttttgtatatgAAAGATGTTGATTGTTGTAGATAAAAGTAgcttgtatattttaacttgttTCATTTCTAAAGTGTATATATGTAAAAGCTTGTATAATTTgttaatgtttattttatttgcaaGGTTGTGTTTGTCAAACTTGTTAATAAAAGTAGCTTGTGCTTTTAATTACTAGTTCtggatttgtgtttattttcaagTACTTTTGGTAGTTAATGGGCGCATGTGGCCGGGGATAACCGACATtcagccaacactcagtcagattagttttatagtgtgtgggccagtacaggcccagaggcccagccgacactcagccaacactcagtcagattagttttatagtgtgtgggccagtacaggcccagaggcccagccgacactcagccaacactcagttatatagtgtgtgggccagacctgggccaacagAATGCATGACagtcatttcacagtgtgtgggccacacctgggccaacagaaacaataagagtcatttcacagtgtgtgggccacacctgggccaacagttccaataagagtcattttacagtgtgtgggccagacctgggccaacagaaacaatgagagtcattttacagtgtgtgggccacatcTGGGCCAGAGGAAATTCTTTATGTCAGTTATCAGTAACTGGGCCATTGGCCGGAGGCCCAGCCAGAACTGGGCCAACACTCACAAAACCCTGCGGCAAGGTAGTGGGCCGGTCAAATTTtcctttctgggataattatccTGATCATCGTCCTGGTCAAACACAAATGACTTAAATACGTTCTCAGCCTCCTTTCCCATTGAATACACTAGAGCACTGACCTGCACATCGCCATCTAAAGAAAGTTTCGTTGCAATTTTGTACCGTTCAAACCTCTGTCTCCATTCCGGCCATTCACTCGGCCTTTCAAACGGGAAACTTTCCGGCGGCGTGAACTTGAGCATCTTCACTCAAGACAGGCGTTTCACAATAACTTTGACGATATGACTGAGCACTAAACCGCTTCTGACACCATGTCATAAAGCACGCTGGACAACCATGTTGCTGAACTGTtcacatgttcacacatgaACCAATCAGGTGGCTGATCAAACTAAGATACTATTCATCACAATATAAATACCCACAAGAAATGCATTTTGTTCATCGAAAATTTAACACATTGAACATGTGTGTCCCTCCCCTTGTAGTGACAATTCATCCAACTAATGCAGTAGACTTAAATGTATGCctacaagaaagaaaaaaaatgctcaCACGTATTCTGCCATGTTTGAATGTAGGTCTTTCTGGCCTGTTTgcgcacataggcctacagtaggctacgtaTCTTTATTCTCTATTTGTTTTAATCTTGTTTCAGTTTACACTGCAATCAGCAGACCTTACAACTCACCCATCATTTGGAACAGTTCTGATCAATGTGTGAATTTGCGTTTGCTTCCTTGTTTCAGGAAATGGCATGACCCCGTAAACCCACACCTGTAGGATAGGCTTATTTGGGACAAGCCATAAATCTGTGCGTTTGAGAACCACCCATGGggtttaaagtaggctactgttagTTGCCTACAAAACATCTCGCTATACTTCATGCACGAGACGCACGCAGCAACATGGCAGACGGACGGATTTGTATGGAAATATTTGAAGTCGAAGATTTCCTTCGGAATCCTCCAAATGGATTTAGAGTGGAAAGTCGGGGTTCTGGGCACACACTTGTGAAGTCCGACCCAAATAGCTGTTGCGTGTTCATCGACGAATTTAACTTGGACAAAAGAAAAGTTATCTTCCAGTTTTCGACGGGAAGGTAAACTTGAAACTTGAAATCCGACTAAAATGTGATCCGTATGCCAACTAGCCTATCACTtctccaagtgtgtgtgcgtgtgtgtgagagagagagagaaagatagtcTACTACACGTTGGTAAGAAACTAATGCCAGTGTCTTCTTTCTTAGAGAGTTTGTGATCGACAATCTGGGCAACTACACAAAGATGAGGGAAAAAATTACTTCACAACAAATTTATCTGCTGGCATCTGCTAGTGATATCAGTTCACTAAAGGGTGAAACAATATATCGAACTGCTGAAGGTTGGTAAACAAACCAGATTCAGTTATCACAGAAGTCCTGTAATTCCTAGAATAGGCTACGCGTATAGCCTACTGCTATGCCGGTGTTATACGGtaactggctttcatgttaactggctggactgttcattttgcctctggagttaacgtaaccgcccccttcttttgcagatgtgttcagctgatgattTAGCCTCCGATACCTGGCCGCAGATTCGTCTGTTTAACTGAAGTTCAAATGGACATGTTTGTGATGCTGCACTTTGTTGATacacgtaggcctaggctatttacgtTCGTATTTTGACATGTTAACGGTTTGAGGTGTATtggatttatatatattttaataatttatttctcATCAAGTGAAAAGATGTATGTGGCGCAACAGGTTGATGCGTTGATAAGGCTATTTTTAGTCTAGCCTAGGGTTCAATCCTCGCCATTCACagttttttaaatttatacatttttagaccagcaatgcttcctcaatttaggctgAAGATAGACTAGGTGGCCGCGGGCAGCATTaccagcagtcagtgaaacGTAAAAACCATTAAGCCTAGGCTATACTTTGAAGGTCTAAATGGCTTGGCCAATGCAGCAAGATAACACAGTAGCCAGTTACCATGATCCACTGTGTTAACCTGctacaaacacaataacatactAGGTGACCTATTTTACTAAGTAGTAAACTAGTAAATAAGTATGGCCAATGTCTCAGTGTCAGCTTGGTTTGTGGCGCAAGCAGGTAAATGTCAGGTTATGCAAGCAGTTTAATTTAGGTAGTGATTCGAGACccacgtggagtttatttagttttatttatttggtagcatattcatggtccagcgcatgtagcctagcctactacagatAACCTGACACTTCCAACGCCGACACATCGTGTTGTAAAGCTTTATTAAATAACAAAGTGCAGCATCACAAACATGTCTATTTGAACTTCAGTTAAACAGACGAATCTGCGGCGCCAGGTATCGGAGGCTAaatcatcagctgaacacacctgcaagagaagggggcggttacgttaactccagaggcaaagtgaacagtccagccagttaacatgaaagccagttaCCGTATAACACCGGTCCCGCCAGGTTGGACTGGCATTCGGGGAGGCCCTGTTAGCCAAtgtcattctgtttttttctgtttgcacGAAACCCTCAAGCAACTTGTGTAGTGCAAATGGTAGAGATCTTGTACTATTGTCACGTGATGGGTTTGTTTTTTAAgcatctctcctcccctttcacATTTTGCAGTGAGCACATACTTTATAGTGGTGTTAAATGGGAAACACCCCTTAGTCAAATGGCAAATGGAAAAAGGACTTGATCGGGCAATTTCTTCAGTGGCAGGAGAAAGCTACAACGTGGAAGTAAGATGATTTTGCATCACAGCAAGTGGGCCTCTGGCCTTTTTCTCCACTTCCTgatgatgtaggcctagtaggACACGTGTTGTAATTACTGCACGCAGAACGGATAACGCCTTTCCTGTGTTTCAACAATTACATCAAACTGGCAGAGTAAAGCTGACCTACATGCAATGTGACATTCATTATGAAGTAATCTGTACACATTTCCCACTTAGATCGACCTGAGCCAAGCATTGCAGAGTTGGGTGGAGAGAAGGGAAAATGTTCTGCCCAGTGCTTTAAAGGGGAAGTCTTGGACAGATTGTTCCTTTAGCCTCAAGTACCATTCGGATGCCCTGTTCGACATTCCCTTCTGGTTTGGCCTGAGTAACCGCCATTTTAAGGTATCTTGTTttaaggttctaaaacatttaCAGTTATGTACACATATGTTAAACATATATTAATAATGTTTTGTCCCCCCCTAGATAACTTATGAATAATGATACTTCAAGGCAAGGCTATTCTCCTTGGATGGAGTAGCCTAGATGTCATCTGGCTGGGTCATTCCACGAAATCGGTGCCTTTTCaactttaaaaatgtgaaaaatataattgtttcaaactgatttttttcaatgcccatttaatTAACACATCTTAACATGACAAGAAATTGTGTAGGGTAGTAACAGGACTGATGGTAACAGGACTGATGAGTTCATGCTAAATTGCTCCTTTCTAGCTAACAGGTAAGGTTAGGGAGGCACATGGTATGTAATCTGAAAGGTTATTACTTCTAGATATTGGTAATATCAGTATTCATAAATAATTGTTTATATAAAAATGGTAACAGGACTGATGTTGTATGCTCGCCCCTCTCTCACAACActgataaaacatgaaaaaaggacatttaatatttaatttagtAACAGGACTGAGATAAAATTAAGGGACAATGATAAATGACTTATATTTTCTAAGAAATCATATCTATTTATGTCAAAATCATTGCTTAACAATGATATTACACTTAAGACAATATAAAACTGTGAAAATTGTATAATTTTTCCAACATTTTACAACTGAGAAGTGctgttgaaaaagaaaaaatatagcGTGGGACAAGCCAAAATCAATCAAAATCCTTACCCATAGCATATATTTATGTGATTTTAATCATTTGCacttgtattttattgggtttacTTAGTCTTATATTGATGCATATGATCTATAGTaacattactttttttttgttttaattatacATGTATTTGTTGTTAAAGCAACTTTAGAACTGATTATATGTTGTGGGACGCAAAAGGCACCGATTCGGGGAATGACCTTTTACTTCCAAGGATTTACATTTAATCTCTGGCTTACATCGACCAGCATGCATCTCATAGAAGAATATACAAGCATTACATTTTTAATACGTATATTATTATTGTCTTTGGACGTCTGTTCAATGAATGATGTTACATGTAAAAATGAAGACTGATGGATCAGAATAAGATTCTGATACCTACAGATGTAAATAAACTTGAATGTAAATTTTGCTTACAGCGATGTGGATCCATGCAGTtcctttgattttttttaaaaatatctaCACATTTATCACTTTATTAGATGCGTAGGCCTATCTCATACTTGCATATTTGTATGGACACATTGGTCCTCCAACACATTTTATCCCAATGTTCATAAAActttgtgcacacacaagaaaacTTGCAAAGAATTCACATCAATTTTCGCATTAAATGCCTGGTCAAAAAAGCCTGTGCATTTCTGGCATCAACACAAAGATCTGGCAACAAAAGCCTGAAGTAATTCTCTGCAGCTCCTGGTGTAAAGCTCAGGGAAtcagaagaagaggagagagggtctTGGTGATGGTCTGTATGTATTCCTTGTAGTCACTTCCACAGTACTGACCCAGAAGAAAGTTGACGATGCCCACCACACACATTAGGAACAGGAAGGAAAGCATACGTTTCCCAAACAGATAACCAGGGGTGCTGTCATAAGAAAGACATTGTTTATTTATATGTTTGTGAAGATCATTTGTGTGAAACAGACTGCATGAGGCTTTCATAATAAGTATCAGCAATTTCTTTGGAGTCATAAAAGATCTTAATGAAATGCTAATTTATGAGTATAATCAGGGTAAACACTTACAGTGTAAACACTCTTAGGGCACACCCCCATGAAATGTAACAATTGGTGGGACAGCAACAAGTCGACTGGTCTGATTGGATGAATGtgcttaggatttttattcagtcgaTTATTCGATTAGATTATTATGTGTTTTTattaagtgttgctttttttcaGGCCATATTTTCAATTGTAACCCCATGTAAAGTAAATAAGTCTATAGGCCCTATTTTGACGTTGTGAAACGCATAGTCTAAAGCATATGGTCGAAGTGCATTTAGGGCGTGTCCAGTCCAAATTCGCTATTTTGACAGCGTAATAAGTGATCAGACGCCAGgcacattgttcaaaagggttgttcttatgtgTCTTAATTAGTCATGGCTGTGTCTTGGGCATCccttaaaccaatgagagtgacatctgtcattccctttaagtGCAAGGAGCGCAAGATCAAACAGCGTGATGGTATTTTGATGACAACTGAGTGCATCTCCGCAGAAGGAATCACAAACAGTCCTTTTTATACCCTCACTGTACACTTTGCATACGCTTCTAAAAAGATTAAGTTATTTGTAATTACCTCTGACATGTCTGCCCCATGTACCCAACAAAGTACTTCTGCCGTGCGAACAGGTACACTGCTCCCGCAAATGCTGCTGGAGCTaaaggataaaaaaaatattgttaaaacagaccACAGCAGTACTAAAACAGGAGCTCTTCCTGATAATGAACTTGCATGTTCAGGGACCACCGATGCAAATCAAGGTCACAGAGCCCCACTATCATCAGGCTTATTACTGAGATGCATGTCCTGTATGCCCCTAATGACAAGTTTGCATGTTTCCAGGAAGGATGGCACTGTTAGTAATTGCACCATCTTGCCATTTCCATCACCTCTAAGCTGGCAAGACTCATATTCTACACCCATCAGTATATTGTGGCAGATATGTGAGGTGAAAAAAGGCATGGGGAAGCGCACTTTACCCTGACTGAGGCAGAGACCAGCGCACCACATGATAGCCAGGAATGTGGGATATGTGTCCATGCAATTTCGTCTGAGGAGACAAAGAACATCACACATTCTAGGGTTACAAACACATGAAATTGAGACTCCCCATACTTCCCCTGCCAGACTCATAGCCACGATTTAACTGTTGTTAGAGGACTGATTAATAGGTTGCCCTGCTGTTTTTACAAGGGGATGCAACAAATTTCATGTTCCCTTTTCTCAGTTAGTCAAGCTGTTTGCTCAAGccaaacattttaaaaatacacTTCCTCTAAAACCAAGTATGTGCAATGACCTCATATAATGACAGGCCTGCATTCTTCAAGCAGCATTTTCTTGCTAGAAGTTGGTGAATGAATCACtaaaaatgtacatttttttCTGAAAGACAGTATTGACACAAACAGCAATGAGAACCGACTTGCTCTGTACAGTGTGTTCAAGAGGGAAAGATAAGTATGTACAAGTATTGACATAACATTCCTTTGGTAAGATCTGTTCTCAGTCATCTTAAAAAGAATTTCCTTGCAGACTGGGTAAAGATCTGCTCAGAAGATCTGCGCAGATATGACATACTtatgtattaatgtattatGCTGATCTGAACAAGATGTGGAGAAGGTGCTTTGGTTATAATTATATTGCTGTTATCACTCATCTTAATTACAAACATAGCCTCTTTCCTTCAGGCTACCCCAGCTCAGCAAATAAACTATTCTGTGGAGTCAGTTATTGTTATACATATAGAACAAACATGGAGCCAGTATGATTTATCTGCTTCCACACTTGCAGCCATATTAATGGTGAAAGGGACACTCTTTGTGGTCTCGTCTGAGACGCTGAC
Encoded proteins:
- the LOC125284820 gene encoding mesenteric estrogen-dependent adipogenesis protein-like, whose product is MADGRICMEIFEVEDFLRNPPNGFRVESRGSGHTLVKSDPNSCCVFIDEFNLDKRKVIFQFSTGREFVIDNLGNYTKMREKITSQQIYLLASASDISSLKGETIYRTAEVSTYFIVVLNGKHPLVKWQMEKGLDRAISSVAGESYNVEIDLSQALQSWVERRENVLPSALKGKSWTDCSFSLKYHSDALFDIPFWFGLSNRHFKITYE
- the LOC125284842 gene encoding arachidonate 5-lipoxygenase-activating protein isoform X2; this encodes MSKKYRDIWIATRKDAFFALKVEKECKSQNTKAAAFERLSCAKRNCMDTYPTFLAIMWCAGLCLSQAPAAFAGAVYLFARQKYFVGYMGQTCQSTPGYLFGKRMLSFLFLMCVVGIVNFLLGQYCGSDYKEYIQTITKTLSPLLLIP
- the LOC125284842 gene encoding arachidonate 5-lipoxygenase-activating protein isoform X1, which encodes MDADIMENIFLLVLVTLLSVVQNAFFALKVEKECKSQNTKAAAFERLSCAKRNCMDTYPTFLAIMWCAGLCLSQAPAAFAGAVYLFARQKYFVGYMGQTCQSTPGYLFGKRMLSFLFLMCVVGIVNFLLGQYCGSDYKEYIQTITKTLSPLLLIP